Below is a window of Candidatus Eremiobacteraceae bacterium DNA.
CCGCGTCGTCCTGCCGCGCGCAATATTCCGCCGTGGGCTTCGACGAGCAGTCGCGCGATGGACAACCCAAGTCCGAATTGCCCACCTGGACCCACCATGAACGGCCGCGCGAAATCGTGCAGCGTTTCTCGCGCGAAGCCTTCGCCGTCGTCGCACACCGCGATCCGGAGCTCCCCCGCGCGTACGCCGATGCGGACCTCAACTCGGCCGGCCGCGTGGCGGGCCGCGTTGTCAACGAGATTGACGAGCACCTGCAGCATCCGTTCGCCGTCGACGGGCGCGACCGCGCGGCCGTTTTGCGTGAAGCGCAAGCTCCGCTCCGCGTATCGAGGTTCGACGGAACGCCACGCTCGTTGAACGATGGCGCCGATATCCGCGGGCGCGATGCACAGGCGCAGACTGCCCGCACCCCAAGCACCCGCGTCGATGAGGCCCTCGACCAACCGCGTGAGCCGCGCCGCCTCAGAGGCGATGACGTCGAGGTAGTGCCGCCGCTTCGATGCGGCCAGTCGAGGTGCCGACTGCAGCCGCTCCACGTACCCGACGATGGCGGTGAGCGGCGTGCGCAGTTCGTGTGTGACCGATGCCAAGAATGTGGACCGCCGCTCTTCCACTCGAGCCACCACTGCGGCGCCGCGCAATGCGTGACGCAGTCCAACCATGGGTGACGTCGAGTCGACCGGCTCGATCACGGTCCAGCCCGCGCGCACGCCGGCGAGACGCGGAACGGCTCCCACGGGCCGGGCGTCGCGAAATGCTTGAAGCACCGCGCTTCGCAAACGCATCGCCGCCACCACCAGGTCGGGGTCGGCCACTGCGGCTTGCGCTCGAGCATCGACCGCCCGTCCGACCAGCAGTGCGGCAAACCATGCGGCGCTCGGACCAGCCGCGACGACGTCTCCGTGCCGGAGCACGCTGCCGGCGGACGCGGCGAGAGCCGTCGCAACTGCTTGCTTGCACGCCTGCAATGCCTTGCTGCGCTGACCGCCGCGAATGCCGTCCAGCCCGGTGATCTCAAGGTAGAGGAGAGGAGCCGCGCGGCCCTGTTCGGCGAGCTGCCTCAGGCTCGGTGTGAGGCCACGAAGGTCGGCGATGCGCGACGGCAGATGGCGCCGCTCCGTGGGCATGCCGCTCTAGTCCCTAGCCGGTTCCGGGTGTTGAGAGCTTGTAGCCAAGGCCGTGAATGGTGTGGAGATACCGCGGCGAGCGGGCATCGTCGCCGAGCGCGCGGCGCAGACGGCGGACATGGACGTCGACCGTGCGCGGGTCGCCATCGAAATCGAATCCCCATACCGTCTCGATCAATTGATCGCGGGTGAATACGCGGCCCTCGTTGCACGCCAGCAGCCAAAGCACGTCGAATTCGCGCGGTTTGAGGCGTACCGGTTTGCCGTCAAGGGTGACTTCGCGCCGCTGCGCGTCGACCGCAATGGCGCCGACGATTCGACGAGCCGCGGCCGCGAGCGGCGCCGCGCCCGAGCGGCGGAGGACCGCCCGCACTCGCGCGACCAGTTCTCGAGGGGAGAATGGCTTGACGATGTAATCGTCGGCGCCGAGCTCCAATCCCACGATGCGATCGACTTCGGCGCCGCGCGCGGTGAGAAAGACGACGGGTGCGTTCGTCTCTTTGCGCAGCGAACGGCACACTTCAAATCCGTCGAGTCCCGGCAATCCGATGTCGAGGACGACCACATCGGGCGAATGTTTGCGCGCGCTGCGCAGCGCCGCCATGCCATCGGACGCGGAGTCGACGGAAAAGCCTTCGGCGGTGAGGGCGTCGCGAACCAATTCCGTGATCGCCGGTTCGTCGTCCACGACGAGCGCGACACGCGTGGCGGGCGCAGTCACAGCCTTCTCGCCGGCCGCCAATAATTTCATAGACGACCCCGTAGTCGGACGAGCGACGACGATCGCCATATGACGACAACAGACGTTCCCATAAAAGTGTCGACCTTTCGGAACGAATATCTAACGAGCTTTAAAGTATATCACGTATGAGTGCGCTGCGGACGCTAGCGTGCTACGCTATTTTGTCGATGCGTGTCACGCAGATGGCGCCCATGAGCGGGCCGCCTTTACCGTTGCGGCGATACGAATGTAAGATGTCGGCGCGGCAACGCGTGCACGCGCGCGCGACGTGGATTGTGCGGACGCCTTCCGAGCTCAAGCGCGCAGCGATGGACGACGCGGCGTCCAACGAAACGCTGTCGTCGCGATGCCGCTCGATGACGAGCATCGCAGCCGGGCGCGTGTGGCCCGGGAATTGCGCCGCGACCTCAGGCCCGACTTCGAAGCAGCAGGCTTGGAGGTGAGGGCCCACCGCGGCGACGAGCTGCCGCGCACTGGCCCCCCGTTCAACGCACGCACGCACGCCCGATTCGATCACGCCGGCCACGATGCCGCGCCAGCCTGCGTGCACCAACGCGCTGACTCGGCGCGAAGGATCGATGAGCCACACCGGCGCGCAATCCGCAGCCAAGACGACGGGAACATCGTGCGCCGAATCGGCGATGACGCCGTCGGCTTCGACGCGGCGGCCGTCGCGCAGCGTTTCGGCACCGGCGATGACCGCGCCATGCACTTGGTCGACGCCGCGCAGACGTGCGCCTGCGCCTGGGGATAGCGACTCGGCCCATGAGTGGAATTCGACGCGGGTCCGCGCGTTGACGGACGCAGCCGACATGAGCCCATGAAAATCCAGCGGCGCGAGCGCCCCTGCGATGATGACGGTGCCGCCGGCGCGGAGCTCCGCAAAACGGAATCCGCCTCCGAGATCCTCGCTCTGGAGCGCCTCGAGTGCTGCGCTCACTCGAGCACCTCGATCTGATCGGGCATGTTGCCGCGCCGCTCGGCGCTTCGGCGCAACGCGCGACTGATGTTGGGCGCTCCGAATCCGAGTCGTTCGAGCCGGCGGCCGAGCTGCGCGTATCCGTCGGCAGGCCGCATCGCCTCTAGCTTTGCGAGCGCGCGCTCGATGCGCGAATCCTCGTCGTCTTCAAGTTCGTCTAAGACTTCGCGCGCAAGATCGCCGTCGACGCCGTTGCGTACG
It encodes the following:
- a CDS encoding ATP-binding protein, producing the protein MPTERRHLPSRIADLRGLTPSLRQLAEQGRAAPLLYLEITGLDGIRGGQRSKALQACKQAVATALAASAGSVLRHGDVVAAGPSAAWFAALLVGRAVDARAQAAVADPDLVVAAMRLRSAVLQAFRDARPVGAVPRLAGVRAGWTVIEPVDSTSPMVGLRHALRGAAVVARVEERRSTFLASVTHELRTPLTAIVGYVERLQSAPRLAASKRRHYLDVIASEAARLTRLVEGLIDAGAWGAGSLRLCIAPADIGAIVQRAWRSVEPRYAERSLRFTQNGRAVAPVDGERMLQVLVNLVDNAARHAAGRVEVRIGVRAGELRIAVCDDGEGFARETLHDFARPFMVGPGGQFGLGLSIARLLVEAHGGILRAAGRRGGGASVIIKLHIAS
- a CDS encoding response regulator transcription factor, translating into MKLLAAGEKAVTAPATRVALVVDDEPAITELVRDALTAEGFSVDSASDGMAALRSARKHSPDVVVLDIGLPGLDGFEVCRSLRKETNAPVVFLTARGAEVDRIVGLELGADDYIVKPFSPRELVARVRAVLRRSGAAPLAAAARRIVGAIAVDAQRREVTLDGKPVRLKPREFDVLWLLACNEGRVFTRDQLIETVWGFDFDGDPRTVDVHVRRLRRALGDDARSPRYLHTIHGLGYKLSTPGTG
- a CDS encoding polyphenol oxidase family protein, producing MSAALEALQSEDLGGGFRFAELRAGGTVIIAGALAPLDFHGLMSAASVNARTRVEFHSWAESLSPGAGARLRGVDQVHGAVIAGAETLRDGRRVEADGVIADSAHDVPVVLAADCAPVWLIDPSRRVSALVHAGWRGIVAGVIESGVRACVERGASARQLVAAVGPHLQACCFEVGPEVAAQFPGHTRPAAMLVIERHRDDSVSLDAASSIAARLSSEGVRTIHVARACTRCRADILHSYRRNGKGGPLMGAICVTRIDKIA